The following coding sequences lie in one Spinacia oleracea cultivar Varoflay chromosome 1, BTI_SOV_V1, whole genome shotgun sequence genomic window:
- the LOC110783912 gene encoding L-arabinokinase isoform X1 codes for MRIESEGEDVSAPPKHLVFAYYVTGHGFGHATRVVEVARHLILAGHDVHLVSAAPDFVYTTEIQSPRLHIRKVLLDCGAVQADALTVDRLASLEKYHETAVVPRKSILKTEVEWLNSIKADLVVSDVVPVACRAAADAGIRCVCVTNFSWDFIYADYVLAAGHHHRSVVWQIAEDYSHSEFLIRLPGYCPMPAFRDAIDVPLVVRRLHKSRTEVRKEIGIADDVKLLILNFGGQPSGLKLKEDHLPPGWKCLVCGASDKDELPPGFIKLAKDAYTPDLIAASDCMLGKIGYGTASEALAYKLPFVFVRRDYFNEEPFLRNLLEFYQCGVEMIRRDLLTGHWKPYIDRAMSLKPCYAGGVNGGEVAARILQDAAVGKYHVSDKLSGARRLRDAIVLGYQLQRMPGRDPDLCVPEWYANAQNELGRRSGSPKLGADGALEDSDSSYTEDFEILHGDLHDLYDTKSFLSSLAELAKDFEKDVKHHVREYKAATAFFNWEEEIFVSRAPGRLDVMGGIADYSGSLVLQMPIKEACHVALQKNHPNKHRLWKHAQARQQDKGQGPTPVLQIVSFGAELSNRGPTFDMDLSDFMEGDEPISYEKAQKYFSRDPSQKWAAYVAGTILVLMTELGVRFENSISMLVSSAVPEGKGVSSSASVEVASMSAVAAAHGLDISPRDLAILCQKVENHVVGAPCGVMDQMASACGEANKLLAMICQPAEVLGLVEIPSHIRFWGIDSGIRHSVGGADYGSVRVGAFMGREMIKSSASDTLSQNPSDLDANSSELIGSEANLEYLCNLTPHRYEAAYANVLPETVDGETFLEKYGNHHDPVTVIDSKSSYAVRAAARHPIYENFRVKAFKALLTSAPSDDQLTALGELVYQCHYSYNACGLGSDGTDRIVELVQEVHHSKSSGSEDAALYGAKITGGGSGGTVCVIGRNSMRSSQEILEIQQRYKQATGYMPFLFEGSSPGAGMFGYLKVRRRPSLKK; via the exons atgaggATAGAGAGTGAAGGAGAAGATGTATCAGCTCCACCGAAGCATCTTGTGTTTGCTTATTATGTCACTGGCCATGGATTTGGCCATGCCACTCGCGTTGTTGAG GTTGCTAGACATCTGATTCTTGCAGGGCATGACGTTCACCTAGTTTCGGCAGCGCCTGACTTTGTTTACACAACAGAAATCCAATCTCCTCGTCTTCACATTCGTAAA GTGCTCTTGGACTGTGGGGCAGTTCAGGCAGATGCTTTGACAGTGGATCGTCTAGCTTCTCTGGAAAAG TACCATGAGACAGCTGTTGTTCCTCGGAAGTCCATATTGAAGACTGAAGTTGAGTGGCTGAATTCAATCAAGGCTGATTTAGTG GTTTCAGATGTTGTTCCAGTCGCATGTCGAGCTGCAGCAGATGCTGGAATTCGTTGCGTTTGCGTCACCAATTTTAG TTGGGATTTTATATATGCAGATTACGTTTTGGCTGCTGGACATCACCACCGTTCTGTAGTTTGGCAG ATAGCAGAGGACTATTCTCATTCAGAGTTCCTAATTCGGCTTCCAGGATATTGCCCAA TGCCTGCTTTTCGTGATGCTATTGATGTACCTCTGGTTGTTAGGAGGTTACACAAATCTCGCACGGAG GTGAGAAAAGAAATTGGAATCGCGGATGATGTGAAGTTGTTGATCCTAAATTTTGGTGGGCAG CCATCAGGCTTGAAACTGAAGGAAGACCATTTACCTCCTGGATGGAAATGCCTG GTCTGTGGAGCTTCTGACAAGGATGAACTTCCGCCAGGTTTCATAAAACTAGCAAAAGATGCTTATACACCTGATCTTATAGCAGCTTCTGACTGTATGCTTG gaaaaattgGATATGGGACAGCAAGTGAAGCCTTGGCGTACAAATTGCCCTTTGTTTTTGTACGCAGAGATTATTTCAACGAGGAACCCTTCTTGAGAAATCTGTTAGAG TTCTATCAATGTGGAGTTGAGATGATACGGAGAGATTTACTCACTGGACATTGGAAGCCCTACATTGACCGTGCTATGAGTTTAAAGCCATGTTATGCTGGTGGTGTAAATGGCGGTGAG GTAGCTGCTCGCATTTTGCAGGATGCTGCTGTTGGGAAATATCATGTCTCAGATAAA CTGAGTGGTGCTAGAAGATTACGCGATGCAATTGTTCTTGGTTATCAGCTTCAAAGAATGCCAGGCAGAGATCCTGATCTCTGTGTTCCTGAATGGTATgccaatgctcaaaatgagcTGGGTCGTCGCTCTGGTTCTCCAAAGCTGGGTGCTGATGGAGCATTGGAGGATTCTGATAGCTC ATACACTGAAGACTTTGAAATTCTTCATGGTGATCTTCACGATCTTTATGACACGAAGAGTTTCTTGAGTAGTTTGGCAGAGCTTGCTAAAGATTTTGAGAAGGATGTGAAGCATCACGTACGGGAGTACAAGGCTGCAACGGCATTCTTCAATTGGGAG GAAGAGATATTTGTGTCTAGAGCTCCTGGAAGACTGGACGTAATGGGAGGTATTGCAGACTATTCAGGGAGCCTTGTTTTGCAG ATGCCTATAAAGGAAGCATGCCATGTTGCATTGCAAAAAAACCACCCTAACAAACACAGGCTGTGGAAACATGCACAGGCTCGGCAGCAAGACAAAGGACAGGGTCCGACACCTGTCCTTCAAATT GTATCTTTTGGAGCAGAGCTGAGCAATCGTGGTCCAACTTTTGACATGGATTTGTCAGATTTTATGGAAGGAGATGAGCCAATCTCATATGAGAAGGCACAAAAATACTTTTCCCGGGATCCTTCACAAAA GTGGGCAGCATATGTGGCAGGAACAATTCTGGTGTTGATGACGGAGTTGGGCGTACGATTTGAGAATAGTATCAGTATGCTG GTCTCATCTGCTGTTCCTGAAGGTAAAGGTGTTTCATCATCTGCGTCAGTGGAGGTTGCTAGCATGTCAGCTGTTGCAGCTGCTCATG GATTAGATATATCTCCAAGAGACCTTGCAATTCTCTGCCAAAAG GTTGAGAACCATGTCGTTGGAGCTCCGTGTGGTGTGATGGACCAGATGGCTTCGGCATGTGGTGAAGCAAATAAACTTTTAGCAATGATTTGCCAG CCTGCTGAGGTCTTGGGACTTGTGGAAATCCCAAGCCATATACGTTTTTGGGGTATCGACTCAGGAATACGACACAG TGTTGGAGGTGCGGATTATGGATCAGTGAGAGTAGGCGCATTTATGGGACGGGAGATGATAAAATCTTCAGCATCTGACACATTATCTCAAAACCCAAGTGATTTGGATGCCAATAGCTCTGAATTAATTGGATCTGAAGCTAATTTGGAGTATTTATGCAATCTAACGCCTCATAG ATACGAAGCTGCTTATGCTAATGTTCTCCCCGAGACTGTGGATGGGGAAACTTTTCTGGAAAAATATGGGAACCACCATGATCCCGTCACTGTAATTGATTCAAAGAGCTCTTACGCTGTCAGAGCAGCTGCAAGACACCCTATATATGAGAATTTCCGAGTGAAG GCCTTCAAGGCACTCCTGACATCTGCACCCTCTGACGACCAGTTGACTGCTTTGGGGGAGCTAGTTTATCAG TGTCACTACAGTTATAATGCCTGTGGTCTGGGCTCGGATGGTACAGATAGGATCGTAGAGTTGGTGCAAGAAGTGCATCATAGCAAATCATCTGGATCTGAGGATGCAGCACTTTATGGGGCTAAGATAACTGGTGGTGGCTCTGGAGGAACCGTTTGTGTAATAGGAAGGAATTCCATGAGGAGTAGCCAAGAAATACTAGAG
- the LOC110783912 gene encoding L-arabinokinase isoform X2, with product MPAFRDAIDVPLVVRRLHKSRTEVRKEIGIADDVKLLILNFGGQPSGLKLKEDHLPPGWKCLVCGASDKDELPPGFIKLAKDAYTPDLIAASDCMLGKIGYGTASEALAYKLPFVFVRRDYFNEEPFLRNLLEFYQCGVEMIRRDLLTGHWKPYIDRAMSLKPCYAGGVNGGEVAARILQDAAVGKYHVSDKLSGARRLRDAIVLGYQLQRMPGRDPDLCVPEWYANAQNELGRRSGSPKLGADGALEDSDSSYTEDFEILHGDLHDLYDTKSFLSSLAELAKDFEKDVKHHVREYKAATAFFNWEEEIFVSRAPGRLDVMGGIADYSGSLVLQMPIKEACHVALQKNHPNKHRLWKHAQARQQDKGQGPTPVLQIVSFGAELSNRGPTFDMDLSDFMEGDEPISYEKAQKYFSRDPSQKWAAYVAGTILVLMTELGVRFENSISMLVSSAVPEGKGVSSSASVEVASMSAVAAAHGLDISPRDLAILCQKVENHVVGAPCGVMDQMASACGEANKLLAMICQPAEVLGLVEIPSHIRFWGIDSGIRHSVGGADYGSVRVGAFMGREMIKSSASDTLSQNPSDLDANSSELIGSEANLEYLCNLTPHRYEAAYANVLPETVDGETFLEKYGNHHDPVTVIDSKSSYAVRAAARHPIYENFRVKAFKALLTSAPSDDQLTALGELVYQCHYSYNACGLGSDGTDRIVELVQEVHHSKSSGSEDAALYGAKITGGGSGGTVCVIGRNSMRSSQEILEIQQRYKQATGYMPFLFEGSSPGAGMFGYLKVRRRPSLKK from the exons A TGCCTGCTTTTCGTGATGCTATTGATGTACCTCTGGTTGTTAGGAGGTTACACAAATCTCGCACGGAG GTGAGAAAAGAAATTGGAATCGCGGATGATGTGAAGTTGTTGATCCTAAATTTTGGTGGGCAG CCATCAGGCTTGAAACTGAAGGAAGACCATTTACCTCCTGGATGGAAATGCCTG GTCTGTGGAGCTTCTGACAAGGATGAACTTCCGCCAGGTTTCATAAAACTAGCAAAAGATGCTTATACACCTGATCTTATAGCAGCTTCTGACTGTATGCTTG gaaaaattgGATATGGGACAGCAAGTGAAGCCTTGGCGTACAAATTGCCCTTTGTTTTTGTACGCAGAGATTATTTCAACGAGGAACCCTTCTTGAGAAATCTGTTAGAG TTCTATCAATGTGGAGTTGAGATGATACGGAGAGATTTACTCACTGGACATTGGAAGCCCTACATTGACCGTGCTATGAGTTTAAAGCCATGTTATGCTGGTGGTGTAAATGGCGGTGAG GTAGCTGCTCGCATTTTGCAGGATGCTGCTGTTGGGAAATATCATGTCTCAGATAAA CTGAGTGGTGCTAGAAGATTACGCGATGCAATTGTTCTTGGTTATCAGCTTCAAAGAATGCCAGGCAGAGATCCTGATCTCTGTGTTCCTGAATGGTATgccaatgctcaaaatgagcTGGGTCGTCGCTCTGGTTCTCCAAAGCTGGGTGCTGATGGAGCATTGGAGGATTCTGATAGCTC ATACACTGAAGACTTTGAAATTCTTCATGGTGATCTTCACGATCTTTATGACACGAAGAGTTTCTTGAGTAGTTTGGCAGAGCTTGCTAAAGATTTTGAGAAGGATGTGAAGCATCACGTACGGGAGTACAAGGCTGCAACGGCATTCTTCAATTGGGAG GAAGAGATATTTGTGTCTAGAGCTCCTGGAAGACTGGACGTAATGGGAGGTATTGCAGACTATTCAGGGAGCCTTGTTTTGCAG ATGCCTATAAAGGAAGCATGCCATGTTGCATTGCAAAAAAACCACCCTAACAAACACAGGCTGTGGAAACATGCACAGGCTCGGCAGCAAGACAAAGGACAGGGTCCGACACCTGTCCTTCAAATT GTATCTTTTGGAGCAGAGCTGAGCAATCGTGGTCCAACTTTTGACATGGATTTGTCAGATTTTATGGAAGGAGATGAGCCAATCTCATATGAGAAGGCACAAAAATACTTTTCCCGGGATCCTTCACAAAA GTGGGCAGCATATGTGGCAGGAACAATTCTGGTGTTGATGACGGAGTTGGGCGTACGATTTGAGAATAGTATCAGTATGCTG GTCTCATCTGCTGTTCCTGAAGGTAAAGGTGTTTCATCATCTGCGTCAGTGGAGGTTGCTAGCATGTCAGCTGTTGCAGCTGCTCATG GATTAGATATATCTCCAAGAGACCTTGCAATTCTCTGCCAAAAG GTTGAGAACCATGTCGTTGGAGCTCCGTGTGGTGTGATGGACCAGATGGCTTCGGCATGTGGTGAAGCAAATAAACTTTTAGCAATGATTTGCCAG CCTGCTGAGGTCTTGGGACTTGTGGAAATCCCAAGCCATATACGTTTTTGGGGTATCGACTCAGGAATACGACACAG TGTTGGAGGTGCGGATTATGGATCAGTGAGAGTAGGCGCATTTATGGGACGGGAGATGATAAAATCTTCAGCATCTGACACATTATCTCAAAACCCAAGTGATTTGGATGCCAATAGCTCTGAATTAATTGGATCTGAAGCTAATTTGGAGTATTTATGCAATCTAACGCCTCATAG ATACGAAGCTGCTTATGCTAATGTTCTCCCCGAGACTGTGGATGGGGAAACTTTTCTGGAAAAATATGGGAACCACCATGATCCCGTCACTGTAATTGATTCAAAGAGCTCTTACGCTGTCAGAGCAGCTGCAAGACACCCTATATATGAGAATTTCCGAGTGAAG GCCTTCAAGGCACTCCTGACATCTGCACCCTCTGACGACCAGTTGACTGCTTTGGGGGAGCTAGTTTATCAG TGTCACTACAGTTATAATGCCTGTGGTCTGGGCTCGGATGGTACAGATAGGATCGTAGAGTTGGTGCAAGAAGTGCATCATAGCAAATCATCTGGATCTGAGGATGCAGCACTTTATGGGGCTAAGATAACTGGTGGTGGCTCTGGAGGAACCGTTTGTGTAATAGGAAGGAATTCCATGAGGAGTAGCCAAGAAATACTAGAG
- the LOC110783909 gene encoding glycosyltransferase family protein 64 C3 codes for MEARRRHIFSLLYVIITLLPLSTLSFRSLSPNSNPCDRRTLPNPLSLRSDQLTVLINGYSELRISLLSTIAGIYASSPVVSAVVVLWGNPSTPGETLDSLSSNLSLLYSAGAPVTVLRQESNSLNSRFLPRHWIRTRGVLICDDDVEVDPKSIEFAFRIWQVNQDRLIGLFARSHGLDLRRKEWIYTVHQDRYSIVLTKFLMLKVDYLYLYSCGSEGLEGQFSELRGMVDNMRNCEDILMNVVVADATEHGPLLVGADRVRDWGDARNEVAIGKREKEVDVGLSSTKRGHGDHRKRRGECIGEFHKVLGRMPLRYSYGKVVNSVNEQGLCEKRGKLVPCDQQVL; via the coding sequence ATGGAAGCCAGGAGAAgacacattttctctctcctctatgtCATCATCACCTTACTCCCGCTTTCAACTCTCTCATTTCGTTCTCTCTCCCCGAATTCAAACCCGTGCGATCGAAGAACCCTACCAAATCCACTATCACTACGATCCGATCAGCTAACGGTCCTCATCAACGGGTATTCGGAGCTCCGTATCTCTCTCCTGAGTACGATCGCTGGAATTTACGCTTCATCGCCGGTTGTCTCCGCCGTCGTAGTTCTCTGGGGAAATCCATCGACACCGGGGGAAACCCTAGATTCTCTCTCCTCGAACTTATCGCTGCTCTACTCCGCTGGTGCGCCTGTTACCGTGCTCCGTCAAGAATCCAACAGTTTGAATTCAAGGTTCCTTCCGCGCCATTGGATCAGGACACGTGGGGTTCTAATATGTGACGATGATGTTGAGGTGGACCCCAAGTCAATCGAGTTTGCGTTCAGGATTTGGCAGGTGAATCAGGACCGTTTGATTGGGTTATTTGCGAGATCGCACGGTTTGGATTTAAGGAGGAAGGAATGGATCTACACCGTCCATCAAGATAGatattctatagtgttgactaagtttttgatgttaaaagttgactacttgtatttgtatagttgtGGGAGTGAGGGGTTAGAGGGACAGTTTAGTGAGTTGAGGGGCATGGTTGATAATATGCGTAATTGTGAAGATATATTGATGAATGTCGTGGTTGCTGACGCGACCGAGCACGGCCCGCTCCTTGTTGGAGCGGACCGTGTTAGAGATTGGGGGGACGCGAGGAACGAAGTAGCAATTGGAAAGCGAGAGAAAGAGGTGGATGTTGGATTGAGTAGTACAAAAAGAGGTCACGGAGATCATCGAAAGAGAAGAGGCGAGTGTATAGGGGAATTTCACAAGGTTTTGGGTAGAATGCCATTAAGGTATAGTTACGGAAAGGTGGTTAATTCGGTTAACGAACAAGGGTTATGTGAAAAAAGAGGAAAGTTAGTTCCTTGTGATCAACAAGTCCTTTAG